GCTGGATGAGCATGAGCTTGATAATGACGACGACCTGGTGGAACATACGAGAGCGGTGATGGATGCCATGGATATCTGGGCGGGGATAAAGGATCTTCCCGGGATTGATAACGCTGCGCAGCTGTGGCATGTGCACCCGGTCTATTTTCTGCAGCACCTCAGGAAGATGGGGCTGTGGGAGATGAATCCGTATGCGGGGCATACCATATCCTGTTCCCCGCGGATCGAGGTGAATATTCGTGATAACCCCGGCTTTGCACCGAGGGTGAGGGAGAGGAGTCCATACACATGGGAGCGATCAGGGGGAGAGGAGTATTACGCGGGGATATCGACGCTGTTTAATGATCCGTATACCCCGACCTGGACCCATGATGGCGTGGACTTTGTGGCATCCAGGGAAACTCCGGTAATATCCTTTATCCACGGGAGGGTGGTTGAGAGGGGAGACCAGGGGAATGACCACTATGGGAAGTTTCTGATAATAAAAGATGAATTACAGCGGGAAGGAGAGAATCATATCTTTTATCTGCTGGGGCATCTGTCATCCTTTGAAGGAAGCACGATTGGCAGTGTTGTCGGACCGGGACAGGTTGTGGCGCTTGTGGGCAATACGGGCCACTGTATGACGGGAAATCCACCCCATGATCTGTCGGCCCGGGAGCGGAGAGATGGACGGGGGGCACACCTGCATGTGGGGTTTTTTAAGGCAGTAGAGCCTCAAGACATTTATCTCACCGAAATAAATGATTTTGATTATGAAAAATATCCAACCCTATGCTTTAATCCCTTCAACCATACCGAAGGGTATATCCCAAGGGATCAGCTATGAGAAAATACCTATTTATTC
This Sediminispirochaeta bajacaliforniensis DSM 16054 DNA region includes the following protein-coding sequences:
- a CDS encoding M23 family metallopeptidase, translating into LDEHELDNDDDLVEHTRAVMDAMDIWAGIKDLPGIDNAAQLWHVHPVYFLQHLRKMGLWEMNPYAGHTISCSPRIEVNIRDNPGFAPRVRERSPYTWERSGGEEYYAGISTLFNDPYTPTWTHDGVDFVASRETPVISFIHGRVVERGDQGNDHYGKFLIIKDELQREGENHIFYLLGHLSSFEGSTIGSVVGPGQVVALVGNTGHCMTGNPPHDLSARERRDGRGAHLHVGFFKAVEPQDIYLTEINDFDYEKYPTLCFNPFNHTEGYIPRDQL